The proteins below come from a single Pedobacter aquae genomic window:
- a CDS encoding endo-1,4-beta-xylanase produces MKQYYKIAILGFLATVALGSCAKYETLDYKVDKPLSIANQEEIDSYKSLKSYIDSVKYPNFKFGAAINLSEYVSKGVMYRLINSNFNDITAGYEMKHSSIVRNDGTLNLTNLENLYKVASAAKVSVFGHTLAWHSGQNATYLNRLIAPRIIPGASVPTWDLVTGANFETDAATNYSLNANAVPSFTAAGAGAGGTGRALQVTNASVRTNDYDAQFFIRFSPAVQVGEKYELKMDVRSDVNASYSTQAHVTPGAYKHWDFFGTISSTPTWTNYTRQITVTADMATSGAIAFNLGKTATSFYFDNITLKKYNEKGSGNAGYAYFATNPAAINFWEAQFVHDIPTLQNGQEYTLKFAAKGSIAGNIRAELQSTSNYSSNAFGTIALTAGWKEYTMKVTTTAATRNRLVFSHGDYAGTVTIDNVKLMLGDGPANLIPTSDFETGTGAWGGWGPNTSRGRTADGGGFGGALDQIIEKTSAEKKLIITNAMKDFISKYVEFSKDYVKAWDVVNEPMDDGRPYELKTGIGRSSIAADEFFWQDYMGKDYAVEAFKLARLYGNPTDIHFINDYNLEYSMDKCKGLIEYVKYIESKGAKVDGIGTQMHISTTSDKAKIEEMFRLLAATGKLIKVSELDMGINNKKTTAITEEDLKVQQEMYKFVVEKYFEIIPAAQRYGITIWSPLDSPVNSFWRAGEPIGLWTEGMIRKPSYMGVAEGLKNK; encoded by the coding sequence ATGAAACAATATTATAAAATAGCAATACTTGGTTTTTTAGCCACAGTTGCTCTTGGCTCTTGTGCTAAGTACGAGACTTTAGATTATAAGGTTGATAAACCACTATCCATTGCAAATCAGGAAGAGATAGATTCCTATAAATCTTTAAAGAGTTACATTGATAGTGTAAAATATCCAAATTTTAAATTCGGGGCTGCCATAAATCTTAGTGAGTATGTGAGTAAAGGAGTAATGTATAGATTAATCAATTCCAATTTTAATGATATTACGGCTGGTTACGAAATGAAACACAGTTCTATAGTTAGAAATGATGGAACTTTAAATTTAACCAATTTAGAAAACTTGTACAAAGTTGCTTCAGCAGCAAAAGTTTCTGTTTTTGGTCACACATTAGCATGGCACTCTGGACAAAACGCAACTTATTTAAATAGGTTAATTGCTCCACGTATAATTCCAGGGGCATCTGTTCCAACTTGGGACTTAGTCACAGGGGCTAATTTTGAAACCGATGCGGCTACCAATTATTCTTTAAATGCTAATGCTGTTCCTTCTTTTACAGCTGCAGGCGCTGGCGCAGGTGGTACAGGTAGAGCATTACAAGTTACAAATGCTAGTGTTAGAACCAATGATTACGATGCTCAATTTTTTATAAGATTTTCTCCTGCAGTTCAAGTAGGCGAAAAGTATGAATTAAAAATGGATGTGCGTTCTGATGTTAATGCTTCTTATAGCACTCAAGCACATGTAACTCCAGGGGCTTATAAGCATTGGGATTTCTTTGGTACTATTTCATCAACCCCAACTTGGACCAACTACACTAGACAAATAACTGTTACAGCCGATATGGCTACAAGTGGTGCTATTGCATTTAACTTAGGTAAAACAGCTACTAGTTTTTATTTTGATAATATTACCTTAAAAAAGTATAACGAAAAAGGAAGTGGTAATGCTGGTTATGCATATTTTGCTACTAATCCTGCTGCTATAAACTTTTGGGAGGCTCAATTTGTACATGATATTCCAACATTACAAAATGGTCAGGAGTATACTTTAAAATTTGCTGCTAAGGGAAGTATTGCAGGTAACATTAGAGCAGAGTTACAATCAACTTCAAATTATTCGTCTAATGCATTTGGTACAATTGCTTTAACAGCTGGCTGGAAAGAGTATACCATGAAAGTTACAACTACAGCAGCAACAAGAAACAGACTTGTATTTAGTCATGGTGACTATGCCGGTACAGTTACCATAGATAATGTTAAATTAATGCTTGGAGATGGTCCTGCAAATTTAATTCCTACCTCCGACTTTGAAACTGGTACAGGTGCTTGGGGAGGATGGGGACCTAATACTTCTCGCGGAAGAACAGCCGATGGTGGTGGTTTTGGAGGAGCATTAGATCAAATTATTGAAAAAACCTCTGCAGAGAAGAAATTAATCATCACTAATGCAATGAAAGATTTTATCTCTAAATATGTGGAATTTTCAAAAGATTATGTTAAAGCTTGGGACGTAGTTAACGAGCCAATGGATGACGGAAGACCTTATGAATTAAAAACTGGAATTGGTAGATCTAGTATTGCTGCTGATGAGTTTTTCTGGCAAGATTACATGGGTAAAGATTATGCTGTAGAAGCTTTTAAATTAGCTAGATTATACGGTAATCCTACAGATATTCATTTTATAAATGATTATAACCTAGAATACAGTATGGATAAGTGTAAAGGTTTAATAGAATATGTGAAATATATCGAAAGTAAAGGTGCTAAAGTTGATGGTATCGGAACTCAAATGCATATCTCTACAACATCAGATAAGGCTAAAATAGAAGAAATGTTTAGATTATTGGCTGCAACAGGTAAGTTGATTAAGGTTTCTGAGTTAGATATGGGTATCAATAATAAAAAAACTACAGCTATAACAGAAGAGGATTTAAAAGTTCAGCAAGAGATGTATAAGTTTGTAGTAGAAAAATATTTTGAGATTATCCCTGCTGCACAACGTTATGGTATCACCATTTGGAGTCCATTAGACAGCCCTGTAAATTCATTCTGGAGAGCGGGTGAACCAATCGGCTTATGGACAGAAGGAATGATAAGAAAGCCATCATATATGGGAGTAGCTGAGGGATTAAAAAATAAATAA
- a CDS encoding IS1182 family transposase, translating into MPNKAPVFKPYNQHQIMMLPPSLEELIPESHTVRVVNEVINRINVEPLLSAYQTKGTSSYHPLMLLKVLVYGYVSNIYSSRKLEAACKENIHFMWLSAMNRPDHHTINRFRGERLKDALRKVFEQVVTLLAQEGLLSIEEVYTDGTKIEANANKYTFVWKKAIQTNKEKMKAQINQIWQYAQNISDTEDDLPEPPDLTTINKEKVEEAIAQLNEALADKKNIDKKVKAKLNYINKNFLKNMDKYEQQEAILGERNSYSKTDEDATFMRMKEDHMKNGQLKPGYNTQISTSNQYIVNYTIHPNPTDTTTLALHLAQHQQSFGTAPQSLTADAGYGSEENYALLEELNVAAFVKYGKFDKEQSQRYQDKQLFASDKLYYDEVNDQYICPMGQAMTYVGDSRKQTTTGFKQTYRRYQAKNCSHCPLNGVCHKSKENRIIEINASLNRLKEQAYQLLNSEQGVMHRKKRCYDVEPVFGNIKHNHGFKRFMLRGKKKVEIEWGLIAIAHNLRKKAA; encoded by the coding sequence ATGCCAAATAAAGCACCTGTTTTCAAGCCCTATAATCAGCATCAAATCATGATGCTTCCTCCCTCCTTAGAGGAGCTTATACCTGAAAGTCATACAGTTAGAGTAGTCAATGAGGTTATCAATCGCATCAATGTAGAACCTTTATTATCAGCTTATCAGACCAAAGGCACATCGTCCTATCATCCTTTGATGTTGCTTAAGGTATTGGTTTATGGTTATGTAAGCAATATCTACTCTTCCCGTAAACTAGAAGCAGCCTGTAAAGAGAATATCCATTTTATGTGGCTGAGTGCCATGAACCGCCCCGATCATCATACCATTAACCGCTTTAGGGGCGAAAGGCTAAAAGATGCATTAAGAAAAGTATTTGAACAAGTGGTTACTTTATTGGCACAAGAGGGTTTGTTGAGTATTGAAGAGGTTTATACTGATGGTACCAAGATAGAAGCCAATGCCAATAAATACACCTTTGTGTGGAAGAAGGCCATCCAAACCAATAAGGAGAAAATGAAAGCTCAAATTAATCAAATCTGGCAGTATGCCCAAAACATCAGTGACACAGAAGATGATTTACCGGAGCCTCCAGATTTGACCACTATCAATAAAGAAAAAGTAGAAGAGGCTATTGCGCAGCTGAATGAAGCTTTAGCAGATAAGAAAAACATCGACAAAAAAGTAAAGGCAAAGCTGAACTACATCAATAAGAACTTTCTTAAGAACATGGATAAGTATGAGCAGCAGGAAGCTATTTTAGGAGAACGCAACAGTTATAGTAAGACCGATGAAGATGCCACTTTTATGCGTATGAAAGAAGACCACATGAAAAACGGGCAGCTCAAGCCAGGTTATAATACTCAAATCTCAACATCCAACCAATACATCGTTAATTATACCATTCACCCTAATCCTACAGATACCACTACTTTAGCTTTACATCTTGCCCAGCACCAGCAAAGCTTTGGTACTGCACCTCAATCACTCACTGCCGATGCTGGTTATGGTTCAGAAGAGAATTACGCTTTACTGGAAGAACTGAATGTTGCTGCTTTTGTAAAATATGGGAAGTTTGATAAAGAGCAAAGTCAGCGATATCAAGACAAACAGCTCTTTGCTAGTGATAAACTATATTATGATGAGGTAAATGACCAGTATATCTGTCCGATGGGTCAAGCAATGACTTATGTAGGAGATAGTAGAAAACAAACCACCACCGGCTTTAAGCAAACCTATAGAAGGTATCAAGCAAAGAATTGCAGTCATTGTCCATTAAATGGAGTATGCCATAAATCTAAGGAAAACAGGATTATAGAAATCAATGCAAGCCTCAACAGACTTAAAGAGCAGGCCTATCAGCTCCTGAATTCAGAACAAGGAGTAATGCATCGTAAAAAAAGGTGTTATGATGTTGAACCTGTCTTTGGAAATATCAAGCATAACCATGGCTTTAAGAGATTTATGCTCAGAGGTAAGAAAAAAGTGGAAATAGAATGGGGATTAATCGCTATTGCTCATAACTTAAGAAAAAAAGCAGCTTAG
- a CDS encoding IS982 family transposase produces the protein MLTSDKIIEIFVKVDDFCKEFEAEIVKHQLDAGHYKVRNRKASLADSEIMTILITFHSGYYTNLKHFYLGFICQHYKDHFPGLVSYNRFVELQQRVAVPMMLFLKTHCLGRSAGINFIDSTHIKVCHNRRIHNHKVFAAVAERGQCSIGWFYGFKLHLIINDKGEILSFYLTKGNVDDRNIKLMTSMTQDIFGKLFGDKGYISKALADLLWGNGIQMITKPRKNMKEFNISQADKIMLRKRAIIECVNDELKNICKLQHTRHRSINNFLMNTMGVLCAYHFFPKKPSLNIIFEDHDKQLLLAA, from the coding sequence ATGCTTACTTCTGATAAAATTATTGAAATTTTTGTAAAAGTTGATGATTTCTGCAAAGAATTTGAAGCTGAAATAGTTAAACATCAATTAGATGCAGGTCATTATAAGGTTAGAAACAGAAAAGCATCACTTGCTGATAGTGAAATCATGACCATATTGATTACCTTTCATAGTGGTTATTACACTAATCTGAAACACTTTTATCTAGGATTTATTTGCCAGCATTATAAAGATCATTTCCCTGGTCTTGTTTCCTATAACCGATTTGTAGAACTACAACAACGTGTAGCAGTACCTATGATGCTGTTCTTAAAAACCCACTGTTTAGGACGTTCCGCAGGAATAAATTTTATTGATTCTACACATATTAAAGTTTGTCATAATCGGCGAATCCACAACCACAAGGTATTTGCTGCTGTAGCAGAGCGGGGGCAATGTTCTATTGGTTGGTTTTATGGATTCAAACTACATCTGATTATTAACGACAAAGGCGAAATACTGTCTTTCTACCTTACCAAGGGCAATGTAGACGACCGTAACATTAAACTGATGACTTCTATGACTCAAGATATTTTCGGTAAATTATTTGGTGATAAGGGATACATATCTAAAGCTTTGGCTGATTTGCTTTGGGGAAATGGTATCCAAATGATTACTAAACCTCGTAAAAACATGAAAGAATTTAACATCTCACAAGCTGATAAGATTATGCTTCGCAAAAGAGCTATTATCGAATGTGTTAATGATGAACTAAAAAATATCTGCAAGCTCCAGCATACTCGTCATCGTTCTATCAATAACTTCTTGATGAATACTATGGGGGTGCTTTGTGCTTATCATTTCTTCCCTAAAAAACCTTCTCTTAATATTATTTTTGAAGATCACGATAAACAACTCCTTTTAGCTGCTTAA
- a CDS encoding START-like domain-containing protein — translation MADKVKFTLEYEIKCSPKILYSFISEPNGLSQWFADDVFIKDHVYTFVWDDGEEQKAKMLSSKESKSVKFAWIDDEPYTFFELEIMKDELTNDVALVITDFALQENLKDRQLIWNIQIENLLSVIGA, via the coding sequence ATGGCTGATAAAGTTAAGTTTACATTAGAATACGAGATTAAATGCTCACCAAAAATTTTATATAGTTTCATAAGTGAACCTAATGGCTTATCGCAATGGTTTGCTGATGATGTGTTCATTAAGGACCATGTTTATACTTTTGTTTGGGACGATGGGGAAGAGCAAAAAGCTAAAATGCTTTCATCTAAAGAATCAAAATCAGTGAAATTTGCTTGGATAGATGATGAACCCTATACTTTTTTTGAGTTAGAAATCATGAAAGATGAGTTAACCAATGATGTAGCTTTGGTTATCACAGATTTTGCACTACAAGAAAACCTAAAAGACCGTCAATTAATCTGGAATATCCAAATAGAAAACCTTTTAAGTGTAATAGGCGCCTGA
- a CDS encoding LptF/LptG family permease, which translates to MKKVHLLIIKAFIRPFIVTFFIVMFVLLMLFLFKYIDDLIGKGFEWYVILQLLMYAAATNVAMALPLAVLLSSIMTFGNLGENYELVAIKSAGISLQKAMAPLVAMVVGLSIAAFLFSDFMLPVANLKMGSLLYDVRNQKAAFLIEEGIFNNSIPGYSIRVKQKLLTDSGDVLKDIVIYDQSKNNGNTNVLMADEGEMYKTKDEKYLILKLKDGVRYEESNGKGYDPRERLTRFNFKETEQRFDLSSFNFKREDESLFKNNFQMMNLKELDSAEKDTRVRYDSIRMVGAKSLESYYKLYYSTAKYKTAVGKSGLNFKKDGVLAGLDSTQYASAVTSALDNVRYAKDGLETHIFQSEEFMKTIRRYLVEYNRKFTLSVSCLVLFFIGAPLGAIIRKGGLGLPVVVSVIFFLIYHVISTVGEKSVKEGSLSPVMGMWIAIFVLTPLGLFLTYKATVDSALFDADFYKNFFKRFFKKKEKSTL; encoded by the coding sequence GTGAAAAAGGTACACCTACTCATCATAAAAGCTTTTATTAGGCCTTTCATCGTCACATTTTTTATTGTGATGTTTGTGCTATTGATGCTTTTTCTATTTAAATATATTGATGATTTAATAGGAAAAGGCTTCGAGTGGTATGTAATTCTCCAGCTTCTTATGTATGCTGCGGCTACCAACGTAGCTATGGCACTCCCCCTGGCTGTTTTGCTTTCTTCTATCATGACTTTTGGTAACCTTGGCGAGAATTATGAATTGGTTGCCATAAAATCTGCAGGAATTTCTTTGCAAAAAGCTATGGCCCCATTGGTTGCTATGGTGGTTGGACTTAGCATAGCCGCTTTTCTCTTTTCTGATTTTATGCTGCCTGTTGCCAATCTTAAAATGGGCTCTTTACTTTATGATGTTAGAAATCAAAAAGCAGCATTTTTAATTGAGGAAGGTATTTTTAATAATAGCATACCAGGATATTCCATCCGTGTTAAACAAAAACTTCTGACAGATAGTGGCGATGTTTTAAAAGATATTGTGATTTACGACCAATCTAAAAATAACGGAAATACCAATGTTTTAATGGCCGATGAAGGTGAGATGTATAAAACTAAAGACGAAAAATATCTTATCTTAAAATTGAAAGATGGTGTGCGTTACGAAGAGAGCAACGGAAAAGGGTATGACCCTAGAGAACGTTTAACACGCTTTAATTTTAAAGAGACCGAGCAACGTTTTGATTTATCATCATTCAACTTCAAAAGGGAAGATGAAAGTTTATTTAAGAACAACTTCCAAATGATGAATTTAAAAGAATTAGACTCGGCAGAAAAAGATACCCGAGTAAGATATGATAGCATCAGGATGGTAGGCGCAAAGTCTCTAGAATCTTATTATAAATTATATTATAGCACAGCCAAATACAAGACAGCTGTAGGTAAATCGGGTTTAAACTTTAAGAAGGATGGCGTTTTAGCAGGTTTAGATAGTACGCAATATGCCTCTGCGGTTACATCTGCTTTAGACAATGTTAGGTATGCTAAAGATGGCTTAGAAACACACATCTTCCAGTCAGAAGAGTTCATGAAAACCATCAGAAGGTATTTGGTAGAGTATAACCGTAAGTTTACGCTTTCCGTATCTTGCTTGGTACTTTTCTTTATTGGCGCTCCTTTAGGGGCTATTATTAGAAAAGGAGGCTTAGGCTTGCCTGTTGTTGTATCAGTTATTTTCTTCTTGATCTACCACGTCATCAGTACGGTGGGCGAAAAATCGGTTAAAGAAGGCTCCCTATCTCCAGTGATGGGTATGTGGATAGCCATATTTGTTCTAACGCCCTTAGGCTTATTTTTAACTTATAAAGCCACTGTAGACTCTGCATTATTTGATGCAGATTTTTATAAGAACTTTTTTAAACGATTCTTTAAGAAGAAAGAAAAAAGCACCTTGTAA
- a CDS encoding bifunctional 3,4-dihydroxy-2-butanone-4-phosphate synthase/GTP cyclohydrolase II, which translates to MLNTIEEAIEDIKAGKIIIVVDDEDRENEGDFLTAARNATPEVINFMAKHGRGLICAPITTDRCRELNLELMVGKNTATFETNFTVSIDLIGHGCTTGISASDRSKTIMALIDPKIKAEDLGRPGHIFPLISKNGGVIRRAGHTEAAVDLAELAGFEPAGVICEIMNEEGEMARLPELLEMAKKLDMKIVSIQDLITYRLRTESLIKKEVSVKLPTEWGDFEMVAFTQVNTGENHLALVKGSWEEDEPILVRVHSSCMTGDIFGSCRCDCGPQLHKAMEMIEQEGKGLIVYMNQEGRGIGLVNKLKSYNLQENGMDTFEANIALGFGMDERDYGVGAQIIRSLGVRKMKLMSNNPTKRAGLIGYGLEVVDNVAIEIESNKHNELYLKAKRDKMGHTIMKER; encoded by the coding sequence ATGCTTAATACAATAGAAGAAGCAATTGAGGATATTAAAGCGGGTAAAATCATCATAGTTGTAGATGATGAAGACCGCGAAAATGAGGGTGATTTTTTAACAGCTGCTCGTAACGCCACACCAGAAGTGATTAACTTTATGGCTAAGCATGGAAGAGGTTTAATTTGTGCTCCTATCACTACAGATAGATGTCGCGAGCTAAATCTTGAACTTATGGTGGGTAAAAACACGGCCACTTTTGAAACCAACTTCACGGTTTCTATTGATTTAATTGGCCACGGTTGTACCACCGGTATATCAGCATCAGACCGTTCTAAAACTATTATGGCGCTTATAGACCCTAAAATCAAAGCAGAAGATTTGGGTCGCCCAGGACATATTTTTCCTTTAATTTCTAAAAACGGAGGGGTAATAAGAAGAGCCGGACATACAGAGGCTGCTGTTGATTTAGCAGAGCTAGCCGGTTTTGAGCCTGCCGGAGTGATTTGCGAAATCATGAATGAAGAAGGCGAAATGGCTCGCTTACCAGAATTATTAGAAATGGCTAAAAAACTGGATATGAAGATTGTTTCTATTCAGGATTTAATTACCTATCGTTTAAGAACCGAATCGCTTATTAAGAAAGAAGTATCTGTAAAATTACCTACCGAGTGGGGAGATTTTGAAATGGTTGCTTTTACGCAGGTAAATACCGGAGAAAACCATTTAGCCCTTGTAAAAGGTAGTTGGGAAGAGGATGAGCCTATCTTAGTAAGAGTACACAGTTCTTGCATGACAGGAGATATTTTTGGCTCTTGCCGATGTGATTGTGGCCCACAATTACACAAGGCCATGGAGATGATAGAGCAAGAAGGGAAAGGTTTAATTGTTTACATGAACCAAGAGGGTAGAGGCATAGGTTTGGTAAATAAACTGAAAAGCTATAACCTGCAAGAAAACGGAATGGATACTTTTGAAGCTAACATAGCTTTGGGCTTTGGTATGGATGAGAGAGATTACGGCGTTGGCGCTCAAATTATCAGAAGCTTGGGTGTAAGAAAAATGAAATTGATGTCTAACAACCCAACAAAAAGAGCTGGTTTAATTGGCTATGGCTTAGAAGTGGTTGATAATGTAGCTATAGAAATTGAATCTAATAAGCATAATGAACTCTATTTAAAAGCTAAAAGAGATAAAATGGGGCATACCATTATGAAAGAAAGATAG